GCTCTGGGTGGTGCGAAAATCTAAATGCAAATTTAGCCAAAAATGAGCCACAGATCAAAAAGCTTGTAAAAGAATGCGATATCTTAAGCTTTAGTGCGGACAAGCTTTTTGGAAGCGTGCAAGCTGGGATCATACTTGGAAAAAAAGAGCTTATAGCAAGGCTTAAAAAAAATCAACTTTTAAGAATGCTTCGTGTAGATAAGCTTACCCTTGCTTTTTTGGAAGAAAGTTTAAAGGCGTATTTGCTTAAAGAATATGAAAAAATCGTAACTTTAAAGCTCTTAAATGAAAGCGTAGAAACTTTAGAACAAAGAGCTTTAAGGGTGCAAAAAAGCATTCAAATGAAAAGCGAGCTAAAATATAGCAAAGCCCTTGTAGGAGGTGGCTCTATGCCTGATAAAAGCTTAAAAAGCGTGGTTTTAGCCTTTGAGGGAAATGCTCTTTTCAATCAAGCTAAATTTAGAGCAAAAAATATCATAGGACGCATTGAAAATGAAAGCTTTGTGCTTGATTTTAGAAGCATTCAAGAAAACGAGCTTGAAAGGCTCATCAAAATGATAAGAGAGCTTGAAAAATGAAATCCTTAATCATAGGCACAGCAGGTCATATAGATCATGGAAAAACGGCTTTAATCCGTGCATTAAACGGCTTTGAGGGCGATAGCTTAGAAGAAGAAAAACAAAGACAAATCACCATAAATTTAAGCTTTTCAAATTTAAGCGTAGGGGATAAAAATCTTTCTTTTATCGATGTTCCCGGACACAAGGACTTGGTTAAAACTATGGTAAGTGGGGCTTTTGGCTTTAGTGCTTGTTTGTTTGTGGTGGATATTAATGAAGGACTTATGCCTCAAAGCTGGGAACATTTAGAAGTTTTGAAGCTTTTGGGGATAGAAGATATCATTTTAGTGCTAAGCAAGTGCGATTTATGCGATAAAATAGATGATAAAACAAGGATCATTTTAGAAGCTTTAAAAGAGCAAAATATCGCTCCAAAGAAAGTTTTTCACACAAGCTCGCTTACAAATTTAGGCATAGAGGAGCTTAAAAGCTATCTTTTAAGCCTTGAGGGCAAAAGTGGCGATGAAGAGCTTATTTTTCACTACTATATCGATAGGGTTTTTTCTTTAAAGGGCATTGGCACGGTCGTTACAGGAAGCTTGAATGAGGGTAAAATTTGCCGTGACGAAAAGATCATTTGCCTAGACACTGGCAAAGAACTGATAGTAAAAAATATCCAAAATCACGCCCAAAGTGTGGATCAAATTTCAGCCTTTAACCGCGTGGCTTTGAGCTTAAATTGTGATTACAAGGAGCTTAAAAAGGGCTATTTATTAAGCAAAAAAGGATATTTTAAGGCTTTTAAAGAATGTGATTGTTTGATCAAGGCAAAGGATTTAAAAAATGAAAATATGCTTTTTTGCGTGGGTTCAAAGGCACTTGAGTGTAAAATCAGCATTTTAAAAAAGCTTAAAAATGATGAATATCTTGCACATTTTAGCTTTCAAAAAAATATGTTTTTAAGCTTTGATGAGAAATTTATCTTGCTTCAAAATAACAAAGTCATAGGCGGTGGCAGGGTTTTAAATCCTGTGAGCGAGCCTTTGAAAAAAGAGCTTAAAAATAAATTCTTGCTTTTTTTGAAAGATAGGGATTTTAAACAAGCTTTTGACTTTCTTAAGGATACGCATAAAATGGGCTTTGGACTTTTAAGTTCGTATCAAAGGTTCAAGCTTTCGCATGAACAGGCTTTAAATTTAGCCAAGGACTTACAAGGTGTTTTTGTCGATGAAAAAAATCTTAATGTTTATAATCTCTTAAGCTTGAATGAGTTTAAAAAATTTGTGGAATTTATCGTGCAGAAAAACCCTTATGCTTTGATTTCGGCACATTCTTTGGCTTTAAGACTGAGCTGGGCTAGTGAGGAGTTTTGTAATTTTGGGCTTGATAAAATGTCTAAATTGCTAGACTTTGAAAATGGGGTGTATTTTAAAAAGGGGAGTGATTTTTCTAAACTTAAGGAAAAAAATAATAATCAAATGTATGAAGAGCTTAAAAAACAAGGCATTCGCCCACAAGCTCCTTATAATCTTTATGATTTTTTAGAAGTTGATCGAAGAAGTGGCGATGAACTGCTTAAAGCACTCACGCAAAAAGGCTTAGTTATAAGGCTTGCACACAATCTTTTTGTAGAAAAAAAAGCCCTAGATGAGCTAAAAAACACCTGCTTAGCCTTGCTTAAAAATGAAAGCTTAGATGTGCAGAAAATGAAAGAGAAATTTAATCTTTCAAGAAAATACGCTATTGCTTATCTTGAGTATTTAGATCGCGATGAAAGGGTGATGAAAATTGACGAAAAAAGGGTTTTAAAACAAAGATAAGCTTTTTTGATAATTTTGCCTTGTATTTTAACTTCGCAAGGCTTTTGATCGGTTTAAAATTAAAATTTCTAATATTTATAGTTTTTAAAGTGATACTTTAAATTTTAGGCTTTATACTTCATTTGTATTTTTAATGCCTATTCAATATCAAGCACAATCCAAGAGCAAATTTAATGAGAGTTTTTAAATTTATCTTCTTGCAATCTTTATGAGTAAAACAAAAATTTAAAAGGACTTGATAAACAAGTCCTTTACCTAGGGAATTTAAGGTTTTTGGATTAAAAATCTCAAAGTTGGACCATCTTGATTGATCTCAAGCACCTTAAAACCTCTACTTTTAGCATCATGGGGGATAGAATTTATACTTTGCGGACAATCACAAAGCACTTCTAAAATTTCCCCACTTTTAAGACTAGGTAGAGCATCAAGAGTAGCTATAGCTGGATATGGGCAAGCTTCGCCCTCTAAATTTAAAGTATAGGTAATCTTCATCTTAATTCCTTAAAAAATTTTTTCTTATAAGCAAAAACGAGAATAAAAACAAGTCCAAAAAGAGCTAAATTTATACCCAAGCCTCCAAGCGGACTAAAACTTTGAAGTAAATTTATCTTTATACCATCTTTAAACACTGCAGGCAAATAATCATAACTTAAAGCTAAAATCATCGTTCCAACGATATTTGCAAGTCCTACGATCATGAAATGACTTTGTCCCTCAAAAGCTCTATAAGCCCAGCCACACTCGCAACCTCCGGCA
The nucleotide sequence above comes from Campylobacter sp. MIT 99-7217. Encoded proteins:
- the yedF gene encoding sulfurtransferase-like selenium metabolism protein YedF translates to MKITYTLNLEGEACPYPAIATLDALPSLKSGEILEVLCDCPQSINSIPHDAKSRGFKVLEINQDGPTLRFLIQKP
- the selB gene encoding selenocysteine-specific translation elongation factor; amino-acid sequence: MKSLIIGTAGHIDHGKTALIRALNGFEGDSLEEEKQRQITINLSFSNLSVGDKNLSFIDVPGHKDLVKTMVSGAFGFSACLFVVDINEGLMPQSWEHLEVLKLLGIEDIILVLSKCDLCDKIDDKTRIILEALKEQNIAPKKVFHTSSLTNLGIEELKSYLLSLEGKSGDEELIFHYYIDRVFSLKGIGTVVTGSLNEGKICRDEKIICLDTGKELIVKNIQNHAQSVDQISAFNRVALSLNCDYKELKKGYLLSKKGYFKAFKECDCLIKAKDLKNENMLFCVGSKALECKISILKKLKNDEYLAHFSFQKNMFLSFDEKFILLQNNKVIGGGRVLNPVSEPLKKELKNKFLLFLKDRDFKQAFDFLKDTHKMGFGLLSSYQRFKLSHEQALNLAKDLQGVFVDEKNLNVYNLLSLNEFKKFVEFIVQKNPYALISAHSLALRLSWASEEFCNFGLDKMSKLLDFENGVYFKKGSDFSKLKEKNNNQMYEELKKQGIRPQAPYNLYDFLEVDRRSGDELLKALTQKGLVIRLAHNLFVEKKALDELKNTCLALLKNESLDVQKMKEKFNLSRKYAIAYLEYLDRDERVMKIDEKRVLKQR